A section of the Malus sylvestris chromosome 17, drMalSylv7.2, whole genome shotgun sequence genome encodes:
- the LOC126611909 gene encoding uncharacterized protein LOC126611909 gives MKRSRSQSSVGAPVSEYVRSKLSKTSPSLKVRSATHIADIPDALLAEIISRLSSNRFVFQCKCVSKRWHTLISGSYFIGRFLGLQIDKQTPIIRTLISVEGEDLLSKLTPSSSSSSSRVLTPMFERLKSFYGLKEGPFVAGTYNDLVLCSDDKYFARSYYICNPHTLSWVALPPAPTRCDMIAHVGFVCDVPYYNYEEGDKEGRRVVQLNAQYRCKVVRILPPSDKERTSDKFIIEVFSFETGEWRESLISCPRKLHHVMFDHFGFACNRRLYWSNHVEGRLLVLGLDLFNDNNITVTSKDSSVNDECRFTVFDEPMDEHSIQCLGDQCGGRLHMYELDIVRRTLYVWELKEEDNQGDGKLCLSEHRVCSLDPEMYHNNAYPLIMASVDPNNKDVWYLRVNQDIVMCNIHTREWSMIAENSAIVTSIYFFPYVLPWWPTPIPRLPQQRANQLARGEELAAS, from the coding sequence ATGAAAAGAAGTAGATCCCAGTCGTCCGTTGGAGCACCGGTCTCTGAATATGTCCGCTCAAAACTATCAAAAACATCACCATCATTAAAAGTGAGGAGTGCTACTCATATTGCTGATATCCCCGATGCTTTGTTGGCGGAAATAATTTCTCGGCTTTCAAGCAATAGATTCGTTTTTCAATGCAAGTGCGTGTCCAAGCGTTGGCACACTCTCATCTCGGGATCTTATTTCATCGGCCGCTTTCTAGGTCTCCAAATTGATAAGCAAACGCCAATCATACGCACTCTGATAAGCGTGGAAGGAGAAGATTTACTTTCTAAACTGACACCGTCGTCATCATCGTCATCGTCAAGGGTGCTAACTCCGATGTTTGAAAGACTCAAGAGTTTCTACGGATTGAAAGAAGGTCCATTTGTGGCAGGGACGTATAATGATTTGGTTTTGTGCTCCGACGACAAATATTTCGCTCGTTCGTACTACATATGCAATCCACACACCTTGAGCTGGGTTGCGCTTCCTCCTGCGCCTACCCGATGCGACATGATCGCACACGTGGGATTCGTCTGCGATGTGCCCTACTATAACTATGAGGAAGGCGATAAGGAAGGACGACGTGTCGTGCAGCTTAATGCTCAGTACAGATGCAAGGTTGTTAGAATTCTTCCTCCTAGTGATAAGGAACGTACCTccgataagtttataatagaggTATTCTCTTTTGAGACGGGAGAATGGAGGGAGTCATTAATATCATGCCCGCGAAAACTCCATCATGTTATGTTTGATCACTTTGGCTTTGCTTGCAACAGAAGGTTGTATTGGTCGAATCACGTTGAGGGCCGTCTTCTGGTTCTTGGGTTGGATCTGTTCAACGACAATAACATCACTGTCACTAGTAAAGACAGCAGTGTTAATGATGAATGTCGTTTCACTGTATTTGATGAGCCTATGGATGAACACTCCATTCAGTGCCTAGGTGATCAGTGTGGAGGGCGTCTGCATATGTATGAGTTGGACATTGTCAGGAGAACTTTGTATGTTTGGGAGTTGAAGGAAGAAGATAATCAAGGAGATGGGAAATTGTGTTTGAGTGAACACAGGGTTTGTTCCTTGGACCCCGAAATGTACCACAATAATGCATATCCACTTATAATGGCAAGTGTGGACCCGAATAACAAGGATGTTTGGTATCTGCGTGTGAATCAAGATATTGTTATGTGCAACATTCATACAAGGGAGTGGTCAATGATAGCTGAAAACAGTGCAATTGTTACGAGTATATACTTCTTCCCGTATGTGCTGCCGTGGTGGCCGACACCCATTCCTAGACTACCACAGCAGCGTGCTAATCAGCTAGCCCGTGGAGAGGAATTAGCCGCGAGCTAG